From the genome of Phoenix dactylifera cultivar Barhee BC4 unplaced genomic scaffold, palm_55x_up_171113_PBpolish2nd_filt_p 000207F, whole genome shotgun sequence:
CTCAGTGTTAGTGTACTTCAGTGTCAGATGAAGGCTTtcatcttttcattaaaaaatatattttgatattcaaGCGAAAACCCTCAAATATATGGTATTTACAGCTAGTGTAAAGTCTGAATTTTAGGGCGATTCCATGGTTGAATAGAGTGGAGAACAATAGTATAGATGTTCGTCAAACTACTAGGAAGAACTTGGAATCTAATATCATTATCAAGTATATGGGGACCTGGGGTTCGTCAGAGTTAATGGTTCAGATTACTTTTTAAcattgatttctcctcttgcagAAGGACATGGAGATGCGATTATTGAGCATCAGCTTATATCGATCATAATCCAATTGTGATCGTCAAACTTCTTCTAACTTAAGCAAAAAAGTTCTGCAAAATTGTCAGACAAACAGATACATTGTATGGCACAAGGCTTTGTGCGTGTGTTACTCAAGGTGTATGCATGCTAATACTGAAAATGTAAAATATGGCTCATATACCATTCTCTGAATTTGTGAAAGCAACTCCATTGATGGATAAAGATTTGGAAGCTGATCAAGGTGCTTTGGTTGCAAGTAAACCTATATTAAAAATTTTGGGTGCTGGTGTCGGACATTGTGTGcatgtttgattttctgaagaCTGCAATACTGGTCTTGATGACATAATAATGTACCTAACTATGTTATTTGTGCACTTGTACATTTTTTTGTGTTTATGATATTATTCAATGTTAAACTTGTATTGTTATGTTTCTTACTTTCTTACAGATAATAGTCAAACAAATCTAATATCTAAGACACACTTTTTATTTGATAGTTAATTCACAAAGTATCATCTCTTATAGATGAAATGGATCCGTGAAATGCAAATTCTTATAGGTGCTAATCAAGGACATTTGTGCCTAATTTGTCcctatatatttattaattaatctATTTATGTTATGCTATATGTTTTAGTAGCTCTGTTGGTTAAATATTGGGAAAGATTAAAACTCTATTGGTTCCAGCTAGATCTGCTTTGTGTTATTTTGGTTACTTTCCCATAAATCAGGATTCTATATTTATAGAAATACATAAGAATCTTCTGTATTTTGAACATATTGATGTTGTTTCATGTCTGATCATGGTGCTCAGCCAACTAGAAAAGTCCTGATTATGAAGTTCAAAACATCGTAGGGTCCTAGTGAGAAGAGTAATTTGATCTCTTGTTCTTGGTTGTATGAAATAGGAAAAGAAGTATAGATTTGGGAATAAGGTATCTATTTAAAAAGGAGAAGATCACTTATTTTTATACATTTATGCACATACTTGCATACAGCAATAAGTTGCCTTGCCTAATTGTTAATAGCAAAGCTAACCATGTGGCTTATCAACAGACAACAAAATTGGTTGATAACATTAACAATTTTATGTCTTTTAGAGATGCATTTCAATACCTgctcatgcttgattgtgttcTTCTGTAAAGTAAAAGCAAAAGGTAAGAGTTTGTGATATATATGCGAAGAtgacatttttttaaattttttgctgCTTGATGTGATTTGGAACAGGCAGTTATGCATATGCCAAAGTCTATGAGAAGAGTTCTGAAGCCATGACACACAGAGAAACAGCATGAGCTTGCTTGTGTGTTACATAGTTAATCTCTTGATGCAAGATTTGTGAATCATGATGCTCAATTTGTCCATATCAATTAATATGCATTAACAAAAACAAGAGTCTTACAGACTACAATCTTTCTTCGTCCATATTCTGAAGATAGCCTTGGTTTGGTGAAAGTAGTGGGCAGGGAATGTTCAGTTATATGTCTGCAGTTTGCCTACCACGATCCAATTATTGTCGTATATACTCCAGCCAATTGCGGCAGAGATATGCAGGTGTGACCATACGCAAGTCCTTTTATTCTTCTTCTGTTGGTTCTCAAGCATCTAAGGATTGTTCCGTAAGTTTTGTTTCTAGCAAGCACAAAGGAAATTTTAAGCTGCTAACTATGGCCACGATTGTGAGTTTAATGGGGCGCCAGTTGCGTCTCGGATTGGTTGCAAAGCGCCGAAGCATGAGCTTGAGGCTCTCTCTCCCAGCACGTGACAAATTTTCTAGAATCAGTTGGAATGCAAGACATTTTTCATGGAAAGCAGGAGGCACTTCTGTTGGACTCTGTTTAATCTTTTCAACTTCTGGACCGGCGCATGCTGAAGCTTCCAGGGGAAAAATTGATGAGAGTAATGAGTGCAGTTCACCATCTTTCAACACTTCTCATGGAAAGAAAGTTTACACTGATTATTCCATAACTGGTGAGTACTAGCAT
Proteins encoded in this window:
- the LOC120105155 gene encoding OVARIAN TUMOR DOMAIN-containing deubiquitinating enzyme 4-like, with protein sequence MATIVSLMGRQLRLGLVAKRRSMSLRLSLPARDKFSRISWNARHFSWKAGGTSVGLCLIFSTSGPAHAEASRGKIDESNECSSPSFNTSHGKKVYTDYSITGIPGDGRCLFRSVAHGACIRSGKPLPDEDLQRELADELRARVADEFVKRRAETEWFIEGDFNSYVSQIRMPH